A window from Macaca thibetana thibetana isolate TM-01 chromosome 7, ASM2454274v1, whole genome shotgun sequence encodes these proteins:
- the LOC126959208 gene encoding olfactory receptor 11H7, protein MNNSQISTVTQFVLLGFPGPWKIQIIFFSMILLVYILTLTGNMAIICAVRWDHRLHTPMYMLLANFSFLEIWYVTCTVPNMLVNFFSKTKTISFSGCFTQFYFFFSLGTTECFFLCVMAYDRYLAICHPLHYPSIMTDQLCGILVSLCWLIGFLGHSISIFFISQLPFCGPNIIDHFLCDVDPLMALSCAPTHTIGHVFHSLSSLFIILTMVYILGSYTLVLRTVLQVPSSAGWQKAFSTCGSHLVVVSLFYGTIMVMYVSPTPGNSVAMHKIITLIYSVVTPVLNPLIYSLRNKDMKYALHHVFCGRELSRAHE, encoded by the coding sequence ATGAATAACTCACAGATATCTACTGTGACACAGTTTGTCTTGCTGGGCTTTCCTGGTCCCTGGAAAATTCAGATCATCTTTTTCTCAATGATTTTGTTGGTCTACATCTTGACTCTGACTGGGAATATGGCCATCATCTGTGCAGTGAGGTGGGACCATCGACTCCATACCCCTATGTACATGCTCCTAGCCAACTTCTCCTTCCTAGAGATCTGGTATGTGACCTGCACAGTCCCCAACATGctggtaaattttttttccaaaactaaGACCATATCCTTCTCTGGATGCTTCACTCAGTTCtacttcttcttttccctggGCACAACTGAATGCTTCTTCCTCTGTGTCATGGCTTATGATCGGTACCTGGCCATCTGCCACCCACTGCACTATCCCTCCATTATGACTGACCAGCTCTGCGGCATCTTGGTGTCTCTTTGTTGGCTCATTGGTTTCCTTGGACAttcaatttccattttcttcatttctcaacTACCTTTCTGTGGTcccaacatcattgatcattttCTGTGTGATGTGGACCCACTGATGGCATTGTCCTGTGCCCCTACTCACACCATAGGGCATGTGTTCCATTCTCTGAGTTCTCTTTTCATCATCCTCACCATGGTGTATATCCTTGGGTCCTATACGTTGGTGCTCAGAACTGTGCTTCAGGTTCCTTCTTCAGCTGGATGGCAAAAGGCCTTCTCTACCTGTGGATCACACTTGGTTGTGGTGTCTCTGTTCTATGGAACCATAATGGTGATGTATGTGAGTCCCACACCTGGCAACTCAGTTGCTATGCATAAGATCATCACACTGATATATTCAGTGGTAACACCTGTCTTAAACCCCCTCATCTACAGCCTACGCAACAAGGACATGAAATACGCCCTCCATCATGTCTTCTGTGGAAGAGAATTATCCAGAGCTCATGAATAG